The following proteins are encoded in a genomic region of Pseudodesulfovibrio mercurii:
- a CDS encoding type I restriction-modification system subunit M: protein MTTTQDIVQKLWKLCDILWGDGVTYHQYVNELTYLLFLKMAEETEKEDQLPEAYHWKKLVEMDGVEQLTFYKKLLIDLGTQGSKLVQDIYANASSFIQQPKNLRKLVDSLDELDWYSAREEGLGDLYEGLLEKNATESKRGAGQYFTPRRLIEVMVELMQPQAGEVIQDPAAGTGGFLINADAYIRERTGNLYNLPESKQNFQRRQAFQGMELVQDVHRLCLMNLMLHGIETPIALGDTLGPQGASMPKADVILTNPPFGTATGGGHTRREDFTFPTNNRQLAFLQHVYRGLKPGGRAAVVLPDNVLFEDNTGRKIRTDLMDKCNLHTILRLPTGIFYAQGVKTNVLFFQRGETDKGNTKAVWVYDLRTNMPSFGKRTPLTRAHFSAFEQAYGDDPNGGSERVDQGEEGRFRCYSRDDIAKRADNLDITWLRDENADHAEDLPEPEELAGQIMENLRIAMQEIEELVGMLGEGGELDG from the coding sequence ATGACCACAACACAAGACATCGTGCAGAAGCTGTGGAAGCTCTGCGATATACTTTGGGGTGACGGTGTCACCTACCACCAGTACGTAAACGAGCTGACATACCTCCTCTTTCTGAAGATGGCGGAGGAGACCGAGAAGGAAGACCAGCTTCCCGAGGCTTACCACTGGAAGAAACTGGTCGAGATGGACGGTGTGGAGCAACTCACGTTCTACAAGAAGCTGCTCATCGACCTCGGCACTCAAGGATCGAAGCTGGTACAGGACATCTATGCTAACGCCTCCAGCTTCATCCAGCAGCCCAAGAACCTGCGGAAACTTGTGGATTCCCTCGATGAACTGGACTGGTACAGCGCACGGGAAGAAGGTCTCGGCGACCTGTACGAGGGGTTGCTCGAAAAGAACGCCACCGAGTCCAAGCGGGGAGCCGGACAGTACTTCACACCGCGTCGGCTTATCGAAGTCATGGTTGAGTTGATGCAACCGCAGGCCGGGGAGGTCATCCAAGACCCGGCAGCGGGAACGGGCGGCTTCCTGATCAACGCGGACGCCTACATTCGGGAGCGCACCGGCAACCTGTACAACCTGCCGGAGTCGAAGCAGAACTTCCAACGGCGGCAGGCCTTCCAAGGCATGGAGTTGGTGCAGGACGTTCACCGCCTCTGCCTGATGAACTTGATGCTGCACGGCATCGAGACCCCCATTGCGCTCGGCGACACCCTCGGGCCGCAGGGGGCATCCATGCCGAAGGCGGATGTCATCCTGACGAACCCGCCGTTCGGCACGGCAACAGGCGGAGGCCACACGCGCCGTGAGGATTTCACCTTCCCGACCAACAACCGCCAGCTTGCCTTCCTTCAGCACGTCTACAGGGGCTTGAAGCCCGGTGGCCGTGCCGCCGTGGTCCTGCCCGACAACGTGCTCTTCGAGGACAACACGGGTCGGAAGATTCGCACCGACCTCATGGACAAGTGCAACCTGCATACGATCCTACGTCTGCCTACCGGCATCTTCTACGCACAGGGCGTCAAGACCAACGTCCTGTTCTTCCAGCGCGGCGAGACGGACAAGGGCAACACCAAGGCGGTCTGGGTCTACGACCTGCGGACCAACATGCCCAGCTTCGGCAAACGCACCCCGCTCACTCGCGCTCACTTCTCCGCTTTCGAGCAGGCCTACGGCGACGATCCCAACGGCGGCTCCGAACGAGTGGATCAGGGCGAGGAAGGCCGCTTCCGCTGCTATTCGCGAGACGACATCGCCAAGCGGGCCGACAACCTCGATATCACTTGGCTCCGCGACGAGAATGCCGACCATGCCGAAGACCTGCCGGAACCGGAAGAGTTGGCAGGCCAGATCATGGAGAATCTGAGGATTGCCATGCAGGAGATA
- the hsdR gene encoding type I restriction-modification system endonuclease has translation MDRTSDTIQSPNFWFLAEHDELLLKCAAQAERLVFADPNAALFKVRLFGELLTKQVAVRSAVPIYEGDTALRIIRRLDDEGLLTPKINQVLHILRKAGNVAAHELEGEPQHALDALRFARILAIWFHRSFGEDKAFDPGPFLPPAKPQQADDALAEELGRLRRQLAETEQAQQEAQQRAEEAYQQLSTTEALLRETEQQQTQENARFAERLGELQRQTAEKSQDEINLTKATIKTVAEDAVDLDEADTRKLIDDQLRDAGWEADTQRITFKAGVRPQKGRNLAIAEWPTATGPADYVLFVGITPVATVEAKRKRVDVSAAIKQAQRYSKGYVIKGEERLPEGEPWDDHIVPFLLSSNGRPFLKQVRTKSGIWFRDARVPTNLARPLTAWPTPQGLIELLGQDIPEADETLAKDSSDYLDLRYYQHEAIRAIEDAIAKGERNILTAMATGTGKTRTCIGLVYRLCKAKRFRRVLFLVDRTSLGEQTADAFKDFRLESHQTFNDIYDVKELGDIKPDKDTRLQIATIQGMIKRLLFSSEGEQPLPVDQYDCVIVDECHRGYNLDKDMSEAELTFRSERDYISKYSRVLDHFDAVRIGLTATPALHTTELFGEPVYTYSYRQAVIDGYLVDHEPPIRIVTRLAEDGITWKAGEEIEVLDMKSGEIDTWNLDDEVSVEIEEFNKRVITEPFNKVVCECLAKHLDPTFDGKTLIFCATDSHADMVVDLLKQAFADQYGSVDDDAIVKITGTADKPLGLIRHFKNEKMPNVVVTVDLLTTGIDVPKITNLVFLRRVRSRILYEQMMGRATRLCDEIGKECFRIFDAVDMYSAIQDYSTMKPVVQNPSVTFDQLIKELEEAEADDVRKTVIDQFRAKFQRKKRLLEGDALEKFTTITGDDTEQFAQKLAETDLQATSRMLTSLQGLGAFLDNLRMRKRPKQLISHHDDEVLREERGYGDSVKPKDYLDAFRQYIDTHKNDVAAIKVVLQRPRDLTRQQLRELKLLLDEQGYSEVKLRTAWRDATNQDIAASIIGFIRQLALGSPLVPYQKRVERAMERILASRPWTDPQRKWLERIGAQMLEETIVDRDALNSGQFKADGGFRRLDRVFDGQLEEVLGELNDALWQDAG, from the coding sequence ATGGACCGGACAAGCGACACCATCCAATCACCGAACTTCTGGTTCCTCGCAGAGCATGACGAGCTGCTGCTCAAGTGTGCAGCGCAGGCCGAACGGCTGGTATTCGCGGACCCGAATGCCGCCCTGTTCAAGGTGCGTCTCTTTGGTGAACTGCTCACGAAGCAGGTGGCCGTCCGATCCGCCGTCCCCATCTACGAGGGAGACACCGCCCTCCGCATCATTCGCCGCCTCGATGATGAAGGCCTCCTGACCCCGAAGATCAACCAAGTCCTCCACATACTTCGCAAAGCCGGGAACGTCGCAGCCCACGAACTCGAAGGAGAGCCGCAACACGCACTCGACGCGCTTCGGTTTGCCCGCATCCTCGCCATCTGGTTCCATCGTTCCTTCGGTGAGGACAAGGCATTCGATCCGGGGCCGTTTCTGCCTCCCGCCAAACCACAACAAGCAGATGACGCCCTTGCCGAGGAACTGGGACGACTCCGCAGGCAGCTCGCTGAGACGGAGCAAGCGCAACAGGAGGCACAGCAGAGGGCGGAAGAGGCCTACCAACAGCTTTCAACCACCGAGGCTCTTCTTCGAGAGACCGAGCAGCAACAGACGCAGGAGAACGCACGGTTTGCCGAACGACTCGGAGAGCTGCAAAGGCAGACAGCCGAAAAGAGCCAAGACGAGATCAACCTCACCAAGGCGACCATCAAGACGGTGGCCGAGGATGCGGTGGACCTCGACGAGGCCGACACCCGCAAACTCATCGACGACCAGCTTCGTGATGCCGGATGGGAAGCGGACACACAGCGCATCACTTTCAAGGCCGGTGTGCGCCCGCAGAAAGGGAGGAATCTCGCCATCGCCGAATGGCCGACAGCAACGGGGCCAGCCGACTACGTCCTCTTTGTGGGCATAACTCCAGTCGCGACGGTCGAGGCCAAGCGCAAGCGGGTCGATGTCTCCGCCGCGATCAAGCAGGCCCAGCGGTACAGCAAGGGCTATGTGATCAAGGGGGAGGAGCGACTTCCTGAAGGCGAGCCGTGGGATGACCATATCGTCCCCTTCCTGCTTTCCTCCAATGGCAGACCGTTCCTCAAGCAGGTTCGGACCAAGAGCGGCATCTGGTTCCGTGACGCCCGTGTCCCGACCAACCTTGCCCGCCCTCTGACCGCGTGGCCGACACCGCAGGGGCTGATTGAGCTGTTGGGGCAGGACATCCCCGAGGCTGACGAGACCCTTGCCAAGGACTCCTCGGACTACCTCGATCTGCGCTATTACCAGCATGAAGCCATCCGAGCCATTGAAGACGCCATCGCCAAAGGTGAGCGCAACATCCTCACAGCCATGGCGACGGGGACGGGCAAGACGCGAACCTGCATCGGGCTGGTCTACCGGCTCTGCAAGGCCAAGCGATTCCGCCGGGTGCTCTTCCTCGTGGACCGAACGTCCCTCGGGGAACAGACTGCGGACGCCTTCAAGGATTTCCGGTTGGAGAGCCACCAGACATTCAATGACATCTACGACGTGAAGGAGCTGGGCGACATCAAGCCTGACAAGGACACCCGGCTTCAGATCGCTACCATCCAAGGCATGATCAAGCGGCTCCTGTTCTCTAGCGAGGGCGAACAGCCGTTGCCTGTGGACCAGTATGACTGCGTCATCGTGGACGAGTGCCACCGGGGGTACAATCTCGACAAGGACATGTCGGAAGCGGAACTGACCTTCCGAAGCGAGCGGGACTATATCTCCAAGTACAGCCGGGTACTCGACCATTTCGACGCGGTCAGGATCGGTCTCACGGCAACGCCAGCACTGCACACCACCGAACTCTTCGGCGAACCGGTCTATACTTACTCATACCGTCAGGCGGTCATCGACGGCTACCTTGTGGACCATGAGCCGCCCATCCGCATCGTCACGCGTTTGGCCGAGGACGGCATCACATGGAAGGCCGGGGAAGAAATCGAAGTGCTCGACATGAAGAGCGGGGAGATCGACACATGGAATCTCGACGATGAGGTGTCGGTGGAGATCGAGGAGTTCAATAAGCGTGTCATCACCGAGCCGTTCAACAAGGTCGTGTGCGAGTGTCTGGCCAAGCATCTTGATCCGACATTCGACGGCAAGACACTCATCTTCTGCGCTACGGACAGCCATGCCGACATGGTGGTGGACCTGCTCAAGCAGGCGTTCGCCGATCAATATGGTTCCGTTGATGACGACGCGATCGTCAAGATCACAGGGACGGCGGACAAGCCGCTGGGGTTGATCCGGCACTTCAAGAACGAGAAGATGCCGAATGTGGTCGTCACTGTGGACCTGCTGACCACGGGCATCGACGTGCCGAAGATCACCAACCTCGTGTTCCTGCGCCGAGTCCGCAGCCGCATCCTCTACGAGCAGATGATGGGCCGGGCGACCCGGCTGTGCGATGAGATCGGCAAGGAGTGTTTCCGCATCTTCGATGCCGTGGATATGTACTCGGCCATTCAGGATTACTCGACCATGAAGCCGGTGGTACAGAATCCCTCCGTCACGTTCGACCAGCTCATCAAGGAGCTGGAAGAGGCGGAGGCGGATGATGTGCGCAAAACGGTCATCGATCAGTTCCGAGCCAAGTTCCAGCGCAAGAAACGTCTTCTTGAGGGCGATGCCCTGGAGAAGTTCACGACCATCACGGGAGACGATACCGAACAATTCGCTCAGAAATTGGCCGAGACGGATTTGCAGGCCACAAGCCGGATGTTGACCAGCCTCCAAGGGCTCGGCGCGTTCTTGGACAATCTGAGAATGAGGAAGAGGCCGAAGCAACTCATCTCCCACCATGACGACGAAGTCCTCCGGGAAGAGCGGGGCTACGGCGACAGTGTGAAGCCGAAGGACTACCTCGACGCATTCAGGCAGTACATCGACACACACAAGAACGACGTGGCGGCCATCAAGGTCGTGTTGCAACGGCCCCGTGACCTCACTCGGCAGCAGCTCCGGGAATTGAAACTCCTGCTTGACGAGCAAGGCTATTCCGAGGTCAAACTTCGGACCGCTTGGCGGGATGCCACCAATCAGGATATCGCCGCCTCCATCATCGGCTTCATCCGCCAACTCGCCTTGGGTTCTCCGCTTGTTCCTTATCAAAAGAGGGTCGAACGGGCCATGGAACGCATCCTTGCCAGCAGGCCTTGGACGGACCCGCAGCGCAAGTGGTTAGAACGTATCGGCGCACAGATGTTGGAAGAGACCATCGTGGACAGGGACGCATTGAACAGCGGCCAGTTCAAAGCGGATGGCGGTTTTCGACGGTTGGACAGGGTGTTCGACGGTCAGTTGGAAGAAGTGCTCGGCGAACTTAATGACGCCTTGTGGCAGGACGCGGGGTAA
- a CDS encoding TIGR03905 family TSCPD domain-containing protein, whose protein sequence is MDNAHRQAAPMRTVPGPRARVEHFIPEGSVCTKEIDFVVDNGSIDYVNFSGGCEGNLKAIAAMIEGMNVDFVLDRFSGITCGSKSTSCVDQFCHALQEYKNKHTSS, encoded by the coding sequence ATGGATAACGCACATCGTCAGGCCGCTCCCATGCGCACTGTGCCCGGCCCCCGCGCACGGGTCGAACACTTCATCCCGGAAGGGAGCGTCTGCACCAAGGAAATCGACTTCGTCGTGGACAACGGCAGCATCGATTACGTCAACTTCTCCGGCGGTTGCGAGGGCAACCTCAAGGCCATCGCCGCCATGATCGAGGGCATGAACGTCGATTTCGTCCTGGACCGTTTCAGCGGCATCACCTGCGGCTCCAAGTCCACCTCCTGCGTGGACCAGTTCTGCCACGCCCTCCAGGAATACAAGAACAAGCACACGTCCAGCTAG
- a CDS encoding ZIP family metal transporter, producing the protein MEQNAVFQAFLATLFTWGVTALGAALVFTARDISKRTLDIMLGFAGGVMMAASYWSLLAPALEMSGDMGTWAFVPAAVGFVLGASFLRLVDMVLPHLHLNAPLSEAEGVKTNWRRSTLLVTAITLHNIPEGLAVGVAFGAVAAGLDSASLAGAVSLALGIGIQNFPEGTAVSVPLRREGMSRTKAFLYGQASGMVEPVAAVLGAAAVLVARPLLPYALAFAAGAMIFVVVEEVIPESQSSGNGDLATMGVVFGFTLMMILDVALG; encoded by the coding sequence ATGGAGCAAAACGCCGTCTTTCAGGCCTTCCTGGCCACCCTGTTCACCTGGGGCGTGACCGCCCTGGGCGCGGCCCTGGTCTTCACGGCCAGGGACATCTCCAAGCGGACCCTGGACATCATGCTCGGGTTCGCCGGAGGCGTGATGATGGCCGCCAGCTACTGGTCGCTCCTGGCCCCGGCCCTGGAGATGAGCGGGGACATGGGAACCTGGGCCTTTGTCCCGGCCGCCGTGGGATTCGTGCTCGGCGCGTCCTTCCTCCGGCTGGTGGATATGGTCCTGCCCCACCTGCACCTGAACGCGCCCCTGTCCGAGGCGGAGGGCGTCAAGACCAACTGGCGGCGCAGCACCCTGCTGGTCACGGCCATCACCCTGCACAACATCCCCGAGGGGCTGGCCGTGGGCGTGGCCTTCGGGGCCGTGGCCGCCGGGCTCGACTCCGCCAGCCTGGCCGGGGCCGTGTCCCTGGCGCTGGGCATCGGCATCCAGAATTTCCCCGAGGGCACGGCCGTGTCCGTACCCCTGCGCCGCGAGGGCATGTCGCGCACGAAGGCGTTCCTGTACGGCCAGGCCTCGGGCATGGTCGAGCCCGTGGCCGCCGTGCTCGGCGCGGCCGCCGTGCTGGTGGCCCGGCCCCTGCTGCCCTACGCCCTGGCCTTTGCCGCCGGGGCCATGATCTTCGTGGTCGTGGAGGAGGTCATCCCGGAATCCCAGTCCTCGGGCAACGGCGACCTGGCCACCATGGGCGTGGTCTTCGGCTTCACCCTGATGATGATCCTGGACGTGGCCCTGGGTTAG